From the genome of Nitrosopumilus sp., one region includes:
- a CDS encoding DoxX family membrane protein produces MTTASIKEKILNDVVFIGLRSTIGTIFIIHSMSKFSEGFGGFLASMGIPAEMQIPIALAELIPGILLIIGILSRLSASLLVIIMLGAIFVVKGAQSLIGDGGVEFDLMLLASALVIMIAGPGRVSLAQAIKKIPRCLH; encoded by the coding sequence TTGACTACTGCATCAATTAAAGAGAAGATCCTAAATGACGTAGTCTTCATCGGCTTAAGATCAACCATCGGTACGATATTCATCATTCACAGCATGTCCAAATTCAGCGAGGGGTTTGGCGGCTTTTTGGCAAGCATGGGAATTCCAGCAGAAATGCAAATTCCGATTGCGTTGGCAGAGCTGATCCCAGGCATCTTGCTAATAATTGGAATTCTCAGCAGACTGTCTGCATCGCTGTTGGTCATCATCATGCTTGGTGCGATATTTGTAGTCAAGGGAGCTCAAAGCCTGATAGGTGACGGCGGAGTTGAATTTGACCTAATGCTTCTTGCATCTGCGTTAGTGATCATGATAGCAGGTCCGGGAAGGGTATCACTTGCACAAGCAATCAAAAAAATTCCCAGATGCCTTCACTAG
- a CDS encoding proteasome subunit beta, whose product MPGATAVGIIFDGGIVLASEKRIAFGNFLVSKSTKKTFSITPKVGATCAGLVADMQILSLQISALAKIRKMDIKRDVPPNTVAKMMSNMMYERRYFPLLTQVIVGGVVDKPIMYTLDPLGSVLPDDYAAVGTGAEMALGVLDPQFKPNMSRDEAVDLAKRAVKSAALRDSASGDGLDVLVITKDGTEEFTENIK is encoded by the coding sequence ATGCCGGGAGCAACTGCTGTTGGAATTATTTTTGATGGCGGTATTGTTCTTGCCAGCGAAAAAAGGATCGCGTTTGGAAATTTTCTTGTAAGCAAGTCGACAAAAAAGACATTCTCTATTACTCCCAAGGTCGGTGCAACGTGTGCAGGTCTTGTGGCAGATATGCAAATTCTATCTTTACAAATCTCAGCTCTTGCTAAAATCAGAAAAATGGACATCAAAAGAGATGTTCCTCCCAACACCGTTGCAAAAATGATGTCAAACATGATGTATGAGAGAAGATACTTTCCATTACTGACTCAGGTAATTGTTGGCGGTGTCGTTGACAAGCCTATAATGTATACCCTTGATCCGCTAGGTTCTGTTTTACCTGATGACTATGCTGCAGTTGGAACTGGAGCTGAAATGGCATTGGGCGTATTGGATCCTCAATTCAAGCCAAACATGAGCAGGGATGAGGCAGTTGATCTGGCAAAACGTGCAGTAAAGTCTGCTGCCTTGAGAGATTCTGCAAGCGGTGATGGATTGGATGTGCTTGTAATTACAAAAGATGGCACTGAAGAATTCACCGAAAATATCAAGTAA
- a CDS encoding RNA-binding protein, which yields MKSNLISKSETAALLKTVSERWGIEFPKIKNVKVHQIQDDAQIITANGMKILKVEDDYLPFLSETETLQKFPSVTVDVGAIKFMCKGANLMRPGILKFSEFEKDKLVCIIEESHGKFIAIGKSTVSSAELETMEKGEVIKNIHYISDRFWETGKTIYD from the coding sequence TTGAAGTCAAACCTAATTTCCAAAAGCGAGACAGCTGCACTGCTAAAAACAGTTTCAGAGAGATGGGGCATTGAATTTCCAAAAATAAAAAATGTCAAGGTACATCAGATACAAGACGATGCACAAATCATCACAGCCAATGGAATGAAAATATTAAAAGTTGAAGATGACTATCTGCCATTCCTATCAGAGACAGAAACGTTGCAAAAGTTCCCGTCAGTGACCGTGGACGTGGGAGCAATCAAGTTCATGTGCAAGGGTGCAAACCTGATGAGGCCAGGAATATTAAAATTCTCAGAGTTTGAAAAAGACAAGCTTGTGTGCATCATTGAGGAATCCCATGGCAAATTCATAGCCATAGGAAAGTCCACGGTGTCAAGTGCAGAATTAGAAACCATGGAGAAAGGAGAAGTCATAAAAAATATCCATTACATCTCAGACAGGTTCTGGGAAACAGGAAAAACAATTTACGATTAA
- a CDS encoding homoserine dehydrogenase yields MRILLCGFGVVGQSLVKLFDSRSDELYAKYGLNPRVIGVFDSKGSAVDQSGLDLDKLARVKKKFGTVKNYADTGNSMSGADMLKNIEADVLIETTASNYKDAEPGMTHITTAMKNGMHVISVNKGPLALAFPSLLELATYNQVMLRFSGTVGGGTPILDYAKNSLSGEKIMSFAGILNGTTNYIMTNMASGLSFNEALKDAKGKGYVEADESLDLDGLDAAAKLVILANWIMGMKVTLPDINCTGIRKVTSEDIKKAAKKNCAIKLIASCNKEKLIVGPKEISNNDPLCVNGTLNAIAFTSEHSGTQTIIGKGAGGTETASSILRDLLDIRQEMARD; encoded by the coding sequence TTGAGAATATTACTATGCGGGTTCGGGGTCGTAGGTCAGAGCTTAGTCAAGCTGTTTGATTCCAGATCAGACGAGCTATATGCAAAATACGGATTAAACCCAAGAGTCATCGGCGTGTTTGACAGCAAGGGAAGCGCGGTGGATCAGTCAGGACTTGATCTGGACAAGCTTGCCAGAGTGAAAAAAAAATTTGGGACTGTAAAAAATTATGCAGATACAGGCAATTCAATGTCAGGTGCAGACATGCTAAAAAATATTGAAGCTGACGTGCTTATCGAGACTACTGCAAGCAACTACAAAGATGCAGAACCCGGAATGACGCACATTACAACGGCCATGAAAAATGGAATGCACGTAATTTCTGTCAACAAGGGTCCACTGGCACTGGCCTTCCCATCACTGCTAGAGCTTGCAACGTACAATCAGGTGATGTTAAGATTCAGCGGCACCGTAGGAGGAGGAACTCCAATTCTGGATTATGCAAAAAATAGTCTAAGTGGAGAAAAAATCATGTCGTTTGCAGGCATACTAAACGGCACCACAAATTACATCATGACCAACATGGCATCAGGGCTATCGTTTAACGAGGCGTTAAAGGATGCAAAAGGCAAGGGATATGTCGAGGCAGACGAATCTCTGGATTTGGACGGATTAGACGCAGCTGCCAAGCTGGTAATCCTTGCAAATTGGATTATGGGGATGAAGGTGACACTTCCAGACATCAACTGTACAGGAATACGAAAGGTGACCTCCGAAGACATCAAGAAAGCTGCCAAAAAGAATTGTGCCATAAAATTAATCGCATCTTGCAACAAAGAAAAACTGATTGTAGGTCCAAAGGAAATCTCAAACAATGATCCGCTTTGCGTCAACGGAACACTAAATGCAATTGCGTTTACCTCAGAGCATTCCGGCACTCAGACAATCATCGGCAAAGGAGCTGGAGGCACAGAGACTGCCAGTTCAATTCTAAGAGATCTGCTGGACATCAGGCAAGAGATGGCAAGAGATTGA
- the msrB gene encoding peptide-methionine (R)-S-oxide reductase MsrB, protein MTEKISKSSEEWKEQLTPDQYEICIGHGTEPPFTGKYNDSNLEGRFKCVCCGEELFSSDSKFDSGSGWPSFWEPISEEKIEYVSDSAYGMVRTEVNCNKCGAHLGHVFDDGPKPTNQRYCINSISLQHEKDEHDKSVTD, encoded by the coding sequence ATGACGGAAAAAATATCAAAGTCATCAGAAGAATGGAAGGAACAGCTTACTCCGGATCAGTATGAAATATGCATAGGTCACGGAACAGAGCCGCCATTTACTGGAAAATACAATGACAGCAATCTTGAGGGGAGATTCAAATGCGTGTGCTGCGGAGAGGAGTTATTCTCATCAGATTCAAAGTTTGATTCAGGTTCAGGATGGCCAAGTTTTTGGGAGCCTATTTCAGAGGAGAAAATAGAATACGTGTCAGATTCTGCATACGGAATGGTTCGTACAGAAGTCAACTGCAACAAATGCGGAGCCCATCTGGGTCATGTATTTGACGACGGCCCAAAGCCCACAAATCAGAGATATTGCATCAATTCCATCTCACTGCAACATGAAAAGGATGAACATGACAAGTCAGTCACAGATTAA
- a CDS encoding thymidylate synthase: MSKFSIKEKKSLLDHFSNTEDNVFAITSPRQVDRGALMSRYSRTDKSMRRIFLDEFLKNKNRGDEFYDRVLLEYGDDSVAELGEAQIAIEGLSNIAVKKIEDRRIGLSYLEKSSRYVAWNKKENGKYRFHRDPKIMKSRFADMYEESCNFSFDTYSDNIEPMINYIREKYPIEKYSFKDSKDGREKPFSKLKNESDIKSAGMIYRGSIKAKALDILRGLLPASTLTNVGITGNGRAFEYLLTVLGSSELQEEQDLASKIKKELDTTIKSFVRRADDKYGKAFQKYLKDVRNKARQVTKKEIKTNSDTGSATKLVDCELEKDAIDKIITSIMYEQSPSTSYEKILQQVKKISKENKIKIINEFAKIRTNRRHRPSRAFENTFYTFDLCNNFGMFRDMHRHRALTLERQLLTTDHGYSMPDEIKVLGIEKDYKDCMDKAKETFDKIRKKHPEQGQYVVNFGYNYPYFMKFNLREACHLLELRTIPQGHADYRKVAQEMFKQINKVHPNLSKIMKYVDMKEYDLERFESEKRTEAKRKNLKK; this comes from the coding sequence TTGTCTAAATTTTCAATTAAGGAAAAAAAGAGTCTGTTAGATCATTTTTCAAATACTGAAGACAATGTCTTTGCCATTACAAGTCCGAGGCAAGTTGATCGTGGTGCATTGATGTCAAGATACAGCAGGACGGACAAAAGCATGAGGCGGATTTTCCTTGACGAGTTTTTAAAAAATAAGAATAGGGGAGACGAGTTTTATGACAGGGTGCTATTGGAATACGGTGATGACTCTGTTGCAGAGTTGGGTGAAGCGCAAATTGCAATAGAGGGACTGTCAAACATCGCAGTAAAAAAAATTGAAGACCGACGAATAGGATTATCATACTTGGAAAAATCATCAAGGTATGTCGCATGGAACAAAAAGGAAAATGGCAAGTACAGGTTTCACAGGGATCCCAAAATTATGAAGTCAAGGTTTGCAGACATGTATGAAGAGAGCTGCAACTTCTCATTTGACACGTATTCAGACAACATTGAACCGATGATAAATTACATCCGAGAAAAATATCCGATAGAAAAATACAGCTTTAAGGATTCCAAAGACGGAAGAGAGAAACCATTTTCTAAATTAAAAAACGAATCAGACATAAAATCAGCAGGTATGATTTACAGAGGATCCATAAAAGCCAAGGCATTGGACATCCTCAGAGGATTGCTGCCAGCATCGACTCTGACAAATGTTGGGATCACTGGAAACGGCAGGGCGTTTGAATATCTTTTAACAGTTTTAGGCTCTTCAGAATTGCAAGAGGAGCAGGATTTAGCCTCAAAAATCAAAAAGGAACTGGACACCACCATCAAATCATTTGTAAGACGTGCAGACGACAAGTATGGAAAGGCATTTCAAAAATATCTGAAAGATGTCAGAAACAAGGCAAGGCAAGTAACAAAAAAAGAAATAAAAACGAATTCAGATACTGGTTCAGCTACAAAACTGGTGGATTGCGAATTAGAAAAAGATGCAATAGATAAAATAATTACAAGCATAATGTATGAGCAATCCCCAAGCACATCGTATGAAAAGATTCTACAGCAAGTCAAAAAGATATCAAAAGAAAATAAAATAAAAATCATTAACGAATTTGCAAAGATCAGAACAAACAGACGTCACAGACCATCAAGGGCATTTGAAAATACATTTTACACATTTGACCTGTGCAATAATTTTGGAATGTTCAGGGACATGCACAGACACAGAGCATTGACGTTGGAAAGACAACTGCTTACAACTGATCATGGGTATAGCATGCCAGACGAAATCAAGGTTCTTGGAATCGAAAAGGACTACAAAGACTGCATGGATAAAGCAAAAGAGACGTTTGATAAAATTAGAAAAAAACATCCAGAACAGGGACAGTACGTTGTCAACTTTGGATACAACTATCCATATTTTATGAAGTTCAATCTCAGAGAAGCATGTCATTTGCTTGAGCTAAGGACCATACCTCAAGGACACGCAGATTATAGAAAAGTTGCACAAGAAATGTTCAAGCAGATCAACAAGGTACACCCCAACCTGAGCAAGATCATGAAGTATGTGGACATGAAGGAATATGATTTGGAAAGGTTTGAATCCGAAAAGAGAACCGAAGCAAAAAGAAAGAATCTGAAAAAATAG
- a CDS encoding TetR family transcriptional regulator, with amino-acid sequence MQKGPIKNPEEMKKKILVSAAKNFAKKGYAGTSLKDIALTAKISKGGLYHHFSNKEDLFFAVCTENVNTAMTKTLAFFEKKQIIQQCKEDTLLEDLEEYYDNVVIGTKDFERLWIAGIIESNHNNKLKKMLLKIDKDAEVWGLQTLKQIRDTSNLLKGYSDLELYDIMHGFSALYKGIIVERLIGKTPEEIKKAWIQTIYAIYNSKNNLKH; translated from the coding sequence ATGCAGAAAGGTCCCATAAAAAATCCAGAAGAAATGAAGAAGAAAATTTTAGTTTCAGCTGCCAAGAATTTTGCAAAGAAAGGTTATGCAGGCACATCATTGAAAGACATTGCATTAACTGCAAAAATCAGCAAGGGCGGATTATATCATCATTTTTCAAATAAAGAGGATCTATTTTTTGCAGTATGTACTGAAAATGTCAATACTGCAATGACAAAAACACTTGCTTTTTTTGAAAAAAAACAGATCATACAACAATGTAAAGAAGATACATTGCTTGAGGATTTGGAAGAATATTATGACAATGTCGTCATAGGTACAAAAGATTTTGAGAGACTTTGGATTGCCGGAATTATCGAATCAAACCATAACAATAAACTCAAAAAAATGCTATTAAAAATAGACAAGGACGCGGAAGTTTGGGGTCTGCAAACATTAAAACAGATTAGAGACACATCTAACCTTCTCAAAGGATATTCTGATTTGGAGTTATATGACATCATGCACGGTTTTAGTGCTTTGTACAAGGGGATCATAGTAGAACGATTGATTGGGAAAACGCCTGAAGAGATAAAAAAAGCATGGATTCAAACAATTTATGCAATTTATAATTCAAAAAATAACTTAAAACACTAA
- a CDS encoding SDR family NAD(P)-dependent oxidoreductase, producing the protein MKQKWMFDDIPDLSGKTIIVTGSNSGLGFESIKSLSAKGAETILACRNVNSGKSAKGQILEEYPNAQINVMNLDLADLKSIHSFTDKIGEQHQKIDVLLNNAGIICPYKKTLDGFEMQLGTNHLGHFALTGLLLHLLKNAKGSRVVNVSSLGHKFGKLDFDNLMFENGGYSIFKAYGNTKLSNLLFTYELQRKFEKFNVDCIAVAAHPGVAKSNLSKYIIKKPLYKIGMAIANSIMSQNTSMGAMPEIRASVDPLVKGGDYFGPGGFQEWIGYPITVKSNDASHDLDNAKRLWEVSEKLTKIEYDFGDEKNEN; encoded by the coding sequence ATGAAACAAAAATGGATGTTTGACGATATTCCCGATCTATCTGGAAAAACAATAATTGTAACTGGAAGTAATAGCGGTCTTGGCTTTGAATCTATAAAATCACTTTCAGCAAAAGGAGCTGAAACCATTCTGGCTTGTCGTAACGTAAATAGTGGAAAATCCGCAAAAGGACAAATATTAGAAGAATATCCAAATGCACAAATCAACGTCATGAATCTTGATTTGGCAGATTTGAAATCAATTCACTCGTTTACAGATAAGATTGGCGAACAACATCAAAAAATTGATGTTCTTTTGAATAATGCGGGAATCATATGCCCGTACAAGAAAACCTTGGATGGTTTTGAAATGCAGCTTGGGACCAATCACTTGGGTCATTTTGCACTCACTGGGTTGTTGTTGCATTTGTTAAAAAATGCCAAAGGATCAAGGGTGGTCAATGTAAGCAGTCTTGGACACAAGTTTGGCAAGTTGGATTTTGATAATCTTATGTTTGAGAATGGGGGTTATTCCATATTCAAAGCATATGGAAATACAAAACTCTCCAATCTGCTATTCACTTATGAGTTACAAAGAAAATTTGAAAAGTTTAACGTTGATTGTATTGCAGTTGCAGCGCATCCGGGAGTGGCAAAGAGCAATTTATCAAAATACATTATTAAAAAACCATTGTACAAAATTGGAATGGCAATAGCTAATTCAATAATGTCTCAGAATACTTCGATGGGAGCAATGCCTGAAATCCGAGCCTCAGTTGATCCTCTTGTCAAAGGAGGAGATTATTTCGGACCGGGAGGATTTCAAGAGTGGATAGGTTATCCGATAACAGTAAAATCTAATGATGCATCACATGACTTGGATAATGCTAAAAGACTGTGGGAAGTTTCAGAAAAACTGACAAAAATTGAGTATGACTTTGGAGATGAGAAAAATGAAAATTAA
- a CDS encoding alpha/beta fold hydrolase: protein MTLEMRKMKIKRILKYFGISVAILIMGFLIVAQIAYQGIPQIEPPGKMYSVNGGEIHMYCTGSDNDEKPTIIIISGGGIASLEYSKLQEKLSQTVRTCSYDAAGISWSPANDIPYTAKNMSDELYQLLRAAQIDGPIILAGHAMGGITSLVYSAEHDERVAGIAFIDTSHYDQTGYFGEEFTETFDKEMKEALVNLWLIEIGNNLGILNLMGVFNHSGPNTDEKDSEMRVSTYRWNPPFPAIKSMISNIDLSSEQGKEAHYVRGDLPMVVISASGSPAGNSREIGGITTGEYRKGLDELHKDLAGLSSNGKHVFVNGTSHTSIVHHDETAEHILSLIPLTVENLENGD from the coding sequence ATGACTTTGGAGATGAGAAAAATGAAAATTAAGAGAATTTTGAAATATTTTGGAATATCTGTCGCCATTTTAATTATGGGCTTTCTGATCGTAGCGCAAATTGCATACCAAGGCATACCTCAAATCGAACCTCCAGGTAAAATGTACTCAGTTAATGGTGGGGAGATTCACATGTATTGTACAGGATCAGATAACGATGAAAAGCCGACGATAATAATCATCTCCGGAGGAGGAATTGCAAGTTTGGAATATTCTAAACTGCAGGAAAAACTGTCCCAAACTGTTCGTACATGCAGCTATGATGCCGCAGGAATAAGCTGGAGTCCTGCAAACGACATTCCATACACTGCAAAAAACATGTCTGATGAATTGTATCAACTTTTACGGGCTGCACAGATTGATGGCCCCATAATATTGGCGGGACATGCCATGGGGGGAATCACAAGCTTGGTTTACAGTGCAGAGCATGATGAACGGGTTGCAGGAATTGCATTTATCGATACGAGTCATTATGATCAGACGGGTTATTTTGGAGAAGAGTTCACTGAGACGTTTGACAAGGAAATGAAAGAAGCCTTGGTGAATTTGTGGCTGATAGAGATTGGCAACAATCTTGGAATTTTAAATCTGATGGGTGTTTTCAATCATTCAGGACCGAATACCGATGAGAAAGACAGCGAAATGCGAGTATCTACATACAGATGGAATCCTCCATTTCCTGCAATAAAATCAATGATTAGCAACATTGACTTGTCTTCTGAGCAGGGAAAAGAAGCACATTATGTCCGAGGAGACTTGCCAATGGTTGTCATCTCGGCATCAGGTTCACCTGCAGGTAATTCTCGAGAGATTGGGGGAATAACCACAGGGGAATACAGGAAAGGTCTTGATGAACTCCACAAAGACCTGGCAGGACTGTCAAGTAATGGAAAGCACGTATTTGTAAACGGAACAAGTCACACCAGCATAGTGCACCATGACGAAACCGCAGAACATATCTTGAGCCTAATTCCGCTAACTGTGGAAAACTTAGAAAATGGAGACTAG
- a CDS encoding ammonia monooxygenase, with protein sequence MRTRFLTMLAFGILSFNCIDLVIPIADAHDVQLQPYTDNMIVIENETFNRESMQTGETFTAQGTLVNIADRNIRGWVSIFSESADTNNRWEMLARDPPDVVFEIPKNSAVKYSLSAKALEPGTYHIHTQFGIDKVGPILGPGQTVIVQGDPIVTHIPFTGITYQLIPIAIGSTIMIAISYYFWRKRK encoded by the coding sequence ATGAGAACTAGATTTTTGACGATGCTTGCATTTGGAATATTGAGTTTCAATTGTATTGACTTAGTCATTCCAATTGCAGATGCCCATGATGTTCAACTACAACCTTACACAGACAATATGATAGTAATTGAAAACGAGACCTTTAACAGAGAATCCATGCAGACTGGAGAAACATTTACTGCTCAAGGGACTCTAGTCAACATTGCAGACAGGAACATCAGGGGATGGGTATCGATATTTTCAGAATCTGCAGATACAAACAACAGATGGGAAATGCTTGCAAGAGATCCGCCAGATGTAGTATTTGAGATTCCAAAAAACTCTGCAGTGAAATATTCCTTGTCTGCCAAAGCGCTTGAGCCTGGCACATACCACATACATACTCAGTTTGGTATAGACAAAGTCGGACCAATACTAGGTCCAGGTCAAACAGTAATAGTGCAGGGTGATCCAATCGTTACACACATCCCGTTTACAGGCATCACATACCAGTTAATCCCGATTGCCATAGGTAGCACGATTATGATTGCAATCTCATATTATTTTTGGAGAAAAAGAAAATGA